Proteins encoded by one window of Chloroflexota bacterium:
- the ilvA gene encoding threonine ammonia-lyase → MPVSFEDIVSARQRIRTAVRRTPLFHSHALSRRLGLDLFVKAEMLQRTGSFKLRGALNKILQLAPEQRQRGVVAASAGNHAQGVAVAAALTGVTAVVVMPATAPEGKVAASRAYGAEVILHGAHYDDAHDRAVEVQRERGLTMIPGFDDPAIVAGQGTIGLEILDELSEFDAVLVPVGGGGLIAGVALAVKASLPGAAVIGVQSAAAPSLSASLKAGSPVAVPVGDTIADGIAVERLGAIPFAVIQRCVDDAIEVSDADIRPAVAALLQRAKLVAEGAGAVPLAALMSGAVGMPGKRVVLVLSGGNIDFRLLSEIAAEAQGAARAEPVEP, encoded by the coding sequence ATGCCCGTTTCCTTTGAAGATATCGTCTCCGCGCGCCAGCGCATTCGAACCGCGGTGCGGCGCACGCCGCTCTTCCACTCCCATGCCTTGAGCCGCAGGCTCGGGCTCGACCTCTTCGTGAAGGCCGAGATGCTCCAGCGCACCGGGTCCTTCAAGCTGCGCGGCGCCCTCAACAAGATCCTCCAGCTCGCGCCCGAGCAGCGACAACGCGGCGTGGTCGCGGCCAGCGCGGGCAACCATGCGCAGGGTGTCGCAGTTGCGGCCGCGCTCACGGGCGTCACCGCCGTGGTGGTGATGCCCGCGACAGCGCCCGAAGGCAAGGTCGCGGCATCACGGGCATACGGCGCCGAGGTGATCCTGCACGGCGCGCACTACGACGACGCCCACGACCGGGCGGTGGAGGTGCAGCGGGAGCGCGGCCTGACGATGATTCCCGGCTTCGACGACCCCGCCATCGTCGCCGGCCAGGGCACCATCGGCCTCGAGATCCTCGATGAGCTGTCCGAGTTCGACGCGGTCCTCGTTCCCGTCGGCGGCGGCGGGCTCATCGCCGGCGTCGCGCTGGCGGTGAAGGCCTCGCTTCCGGGCGCAGCCGTGATCGGCGTGCAATCCGCCGCCGCGCCCTCCCTGTCCGCGTCACTCAAGGCTGGATCGCCGGTCGCCGTTCCGGTGGGCGACACCATCGCGGACGGGATCGCGGTCGAGCGACTCGGCGCCATTCCCTTTGCGGTCATCCAGCGGTGTGTCGACGACGCCATCGAGGTGTCCGACGCCGACATCCGCCCCGCCGTCGCGGCGCTCCTGCAGCGGGCGAAGCTGGTCGCCGAGGGCGCGGGGGCCGTCCCCCTCGCCGCGCTCATGAGCGGCGCGGTAGGGATGCCCGGCAAGCGCGTGGTGCTGGTGTTGAGCGGCGGGAACATCGACTTCCGCCTGCTCAGCGAGATCGCCGCCGAGGCCCAAGGGGCCGCTCGTGCCGAGCCGGTGGAGCCATGA
- a CDS encoding Rieske 2Fe-2S domain-containing protein has translation MLTAEENERLTQVGPGTPMGELLRRYWHPIAATLDLDSDPVRPVRLLGENLVLYRDEAGRIGLVAERCAHRGISLAYGIPQTGGLRCAYHGWTYDQQGHVVDMPFEPACLPLKIAAYPVEEFAGLIWAYLGPQPAPLVPHWDLLTRDDLDKQISIRELPCNWLQCMDNSLDPLHFEHLHGVYGNYLMKKLNRPPMLTVARHIKLDFEVFEYGIYKRRLVEGQSEDSTDWTVGHPILFPNTLAQGGPEQMSIQIRVPIDDTHTLHVCLDGIAPLGGRPARKDVPVVHEPVEYDELGRVFADVIVKQDEMAWIGQGPISDRTAEHLTTGDKGILLYRKVILENLEKVARGEDPMGVIRDPAQNEPCIPIKQGSNYTAFRVGVGDTWHNLPREAVGTTA, from the coding sequence ATGTTGACGGCAGAGGAGAACGAACGACTTACCCAGGTTGGGCCTGGCACGCCGATGGGGGAGCTTCTTCGGCGGTACTGGCACCCGATCGCTGCGACCCTCGACCTGGACTCGGACCCGGTGCGCCCCGTCCGTCTGCTGGGCGAGAATCTGGTCTTGTATCGGGATGAGGCGGGCCGGATCGGGCTCGTCGCCGAGCGGTGCGCCCATCGCGGCATCTCGCTGGCATACGGCATCCCGCAAACGGGTGGGCTCCGCTGCGCGTATCACGGCTGGACCTACGACCAGCAGGGCCACGTCGTCGACATGCCGTTTGAGCCTGCGTGCCTCCCCCTCAAGATCGCCGCGTACCCGGTGGAGGAGTTCGCTGGCCTGATCTGGGCTTACCTCGGACCTCAGCCAGCGCCGCTGGTGCCCCACTGGGACCTGCTCACGCGCGATGATCTGGACAAGCAGATCTCGATCCGCGAGCTGCCGTGCAACTGGCTCCAGTGCATGGACAACTCCCTCGACCCGCTCCACTTCGAGCACCTCCACGGGGTATACGGCAATTACCTCATGAAGAAGCTGAATCGGCCGCCGATGTTGACCGTCGCGCGGCACATCAAGCTCGATTTCGAGGTGTTCGAGTACGGGATCTACAAGCGGCGTCTCGTGGAGGGTCAGTCGGAAGACTCGACGGACTGGACGGTTGGCCATCCCATTCTTTTCCCGAACACGCTCGCGCAGGGTGGGCCCGAGCAGATGAGCATCCAGATTCGCGTTCCCATCGATGACACGCACACGCTCCACGTCTGCCTCGACGGGATTGCGCCCCTCGGCGGGCGGCCAGCTCGGAAGGATGTGCCCGTGGTTCACGAGCCCGTCGAGTACGACGAGCTGGGGCGCGTCTTCGCCGACGTCATCGTGAAGCAGGACGAGATGGCGTGGATCGGCCAGGGACCGATCAGCGACCGCACCGCCGAGCACCTCACGACGGGCGACAAAGGGATCCTGCTGTACCGAAAAGTGATCCTCGAAAATCTCGAGAAGGTCGCCCGCGGCGAAGACCCCATGGGGGTGATTCGGGACCCGGCGCAGAACGAGCCCTGCATCCCCATCAAGCAGGGGAGCAATTACACCGCGTTCCGGGTCGGTGTGGGCGACACGTGGCACAACCTGCCGCGCGAGGCCGTCGGCACAACCGCCTGA
- a CDS encoding ornithine cyclodeaminase family protein: MAIFLDETQVAELLDMDSCIAALEDAFRDKAVGAAAIQPRRRLPFQRRRFHLMAASLMEKGYLGFKAYGASRGQDVVLYKAGEGMVAFLRSGRLGQVRTGAASGVATKYMARPNASRLGCIGTGHQAETQILAVAQVRKLESIAVYSRDAQRRRAFAEKMTAILEQEVRPVESSSEAVRGRDIVITMTNAAEPVFDGNLLEPGTHVNAAGGNVRINRELDEIAVTRAGTIAVDDREAAMLESGDLAWPVERGLLSWDKVWELGPIVAGLMPGRRSDDEITLFESQGIALEDVAAAAIVYERARERGVGAPLPF, from the coding sequence GTGGCCATCTTCCTTGACGAGACCCAGGTCGCGGAGCTGTTGGACATGGACTCGTGTATCGCCGCCCTGGAGGACGCCTTCCGCGACAAGGCGGTCGGAGCGGCCGCCATCCAGCCCCGTCGACGGCTCCCCTTCCAGCGCCGTCGATTTCACCTCATGGCCGCGAGCCTGATGGAGAAGGGCTACCTGGGTTTCAAAGCGTACGGCGCTTCCCGCGGACAGGATGTCGTGCTCTACAAAGCAGGGGAAGGGATGGTCGCGTTCTTGCGCTCCGGCCGTCTGGGCCAGGTCCGGACCGGGGCCGCGTCCGGCGTGGCGACCAAGTACATGGCGCGGCCGAACGCCTCGCGGCTCGGCTGCATCGGCACCGGGCACCAGGCCGAAACCCAAATCCTCGCCGTTGCCCAGGTGCGGAAGCTCGAATCCATCGCCGTCTACAGCCGCGACGCGCAGCGACGCCGCGCATTCGCCGAAAAGATGACGGCCATCCTCGAGCAGGAGGTGCGCCCGGTCGAGTCCTCATCGGAGGCCGTTCGCGGTCGGGACATCGTCATCACCATGACCAACGCGGCGGAGCCGGTCTTCGACGGCAACCTGCTGGAGCCCGGGACCCACGTAAACGCCGCCGGCGGGAACGTGCGCATCAACCGGGAGCTGGACGAGATCGCTGTGACGCGGGCAGGCACCATCGCCGTGGACGACCGCGAGGCGGCGATGCTTGAGAGCGGCGATCTGGCGTGGCCCGTCGAGCGAGGACTGCTCTCGTGGGACAAGGTTTGGGAGCTGGGGCCCATCGTCGCGGGCCTGATGCCCGGCCGACGGTCCGACGACGAGATCACCCTCTTCGAATCCCAGGGCATCGCGCTGGAGGACGTGGCCGCCGCCGCGATCGTATACGAGCGCGCACGGGAGCGCGGCGTGGGAGCGCCCCTCCCCTTCTGA
- a CDS encoding TAXI family TRAP transporter solute-binding subunit has protein sequence MARPRYARPVTTRSVLVFQIAEELARDNTWPYQQGRVVMRPQGGDAPGVSLFGSDSPEAIDLVARGEVQLAIVNPAAPLTLAYRGTGPFKEAIPVRTIAVIHSRDAFAFAVSEKSGITSLRDIKERKYPLRVTLRGQRDHANHFLERVVLGEYGITYEDIEAWGGQVRFDPGLPTGTSTSGADIAHSRIDLAREGAVDAIFDEAVGTWVGLALDAGMRILSLEEPMVQKLEAMGFRRSILAKSQWPKLPADALSLDFSGWPIYTHANVPDDVVRAFCAALEARKDRIPWQGEGPLPLDRMCKDSPEGPLDVPLHPAAEQFWRERGYL, from the coding sequence ATGGCCCGACCACGCTACGCGCGTCCCGTGACGACGCGCTCCGTCCTGGTCTTTCAGATCGCCGAGGAGCTGGCACGAGACAACACGTGGCCCTATCAGCAGGGCCGCGTGGTGATGCGTCCCCAGGGGGGAGACGCGCCGGGCGTCTCGCTCTTCGGGAGTGACAGCCCCGAGGCCATCGACCTCGTCGCGCGCGGGGAGGTGCAGCTCGCCATCGTGAACCCAGCGGCTCCCCTCACCCTCGCGTATCGCGGAACGGGGCCTTTCAAGGAGGCCATCCCAGTGCGGACCATCGCCGTCATCCATTCGCGCGATGCGTTCGCCTTCGCCGTGAGCGAGAAGTCGGGTATCACGTCCCTGCGCGACATCAAGGAGCGCAAGTATCCACTCAGGGTCACCCTCAGAGGACAGCGCGACCACGCGAATCACTTCCTCGAGCGGGTCGTGCTCGGAGAGTACGGGATTACCTACGAAGACATCGAGGCGTGGGGAGGGCAGGTTCGATTTGATCCGGGTCTCCCGACCGGCACGTCAACGTCGGGGGCTGACATCGCGCACTCCCGGATCGATCTGGCGCGCGAGGGCGCCGTCGACGCCATCTTCGACGAGGCGGTCGGCACGTGGGTCGGGCTCGCGCTCGACGCCGGCATGCGGATCCTGTCGCTCGAGGAGCCGATGGTTCAAAAGCTCGAGGCGATGGGATTTCGGCGATCGATCCTGGCAAAGTCGCAGTGGCCCAAGCTTCCGGCGGACGCCCTCAGCCTCGACTTCAGTGGCTGGCCCATTTACACGCACGCCAACGTGCCGGACGACGTCGTTCGCGCCTTCTGCGCGGCGCTGGAGGCCCGGAAGGACCGCATCCCCTGGCAGGGGGAGGGGCCGCTGCCCCTCGATCGGATGTGCAAAGACTCCCCCGAGGGGCCCCTCGACGTCCCACTCCACCCTGCCGCGGAGCAATTCTGGCGGGAACGGGGCTACCTGTAG
- a CDS encoding CAP domain-containing protein, whose translation MRLLTRVPHVTGRPVSWRPLAVTATLALLVSQLGPAPLRSVAGGDIFDTLSATVASAQSNPGVELGPPPQVTDSSVLQPTVSAEPKAGAFAVNTMDRTAVVNLYNTVLVPALAVPAGWTGSIAGCVAGTNSDAYQAATISTVNYFRAMAGLPDNVTLDTARSVNDQQAALMMIASGRLSHFPDPTFTCYTPSGAVAAGTSNLALGTHGPAAVMAYVADEGTTNTAVGHRRWILYPPQTSMGTGSTTATNGGFTGSNDLDVIGSFGIRPASPEFVAWPPQGFIPFQITPTRWSFSYPSADFSLASVTMTQGATPISVVVQPIQNGFGDNTIVWAPTASFGSGPDTTYTVNVSNVRVFGVPRNFTYTVTVIDPSLPGGPTPTPTSTGGPIGGKGFALSSDSAGVHLSWNSGTGQTGYLIARLRMSNGTLAILPSTPLPSSAISFVDTSPPADLDCYAVLPLGPSPQQISDVLCALVGFHTPTGAPQNFTVKLNQSNVTTLTWNQPVGDGQDGYLLVTLGGLTQPLAGTIQSTLAATNGFTCYALAAVHSGTLLGYTDIDCVLPGVANLHP comes from the coding sequence ATGCGTTTACTGACCCGCGTCCCCCATGTGACCGGTCGCCCCGTCTCCTGGCGTCCCCTCGCGGTTACAGCCACCCTCGCCCTGCTGGTGTCACAGCTCGGTCCGGCCCCGCTCCGGAGCGTCGCCGGTGGAGACATCTTCGACACCCTGTCGGCCACGGTCGCATCGGCCCAATCGAACCCGGGCGTCGAGCTCGGTCCGCCGCCCCAGGTCACGGACTCCTCTGTTCTCCAGCCCACCGTGAGCGCGGAGCCGAAGGCCGGCGCATTCGCCGTCAATACGATGGACCGGACGGCCGTCGTGAATCTCTACAACACCGTGCTCGTGCCGGCCCTCGCCGTTCCGGCCGGCTGGACCGGCAGCATCGCCGGGTGCGTCGCAGGAACCAACAGCGATGCGTACCAGGCCGCCACGATCAGCACGGTCAATTACTTTCGTGCGATGGCGGGATTGCCGGACAATGTGACGCTCGACACGGCCCGCAGTGTGAACGACCAGCAGGCCGCGCTGATGATGATCGCCAGCGGCCGTCTCTCCCACTTCCCGGACCCGACGTTCACGTGTTACACGCCTTCGGGAGCAGTCGCGGCGGGGACGTCCAACCTCGCGCTGGGCACGCATGGACCCGCCGCCGTCATGGCGTACGTCGCAGACGAAGGCACGACGAACACCGCGGTCGGCCACCGACGCTGGATCCTCTACCCGCCCCAGACGTCGATGGGGACGGGGTCGACGACGGCGACCAATGGCGGCTTCACCGGGTCCAACGACCTCGACGTGATCGGCAGCTTCGGCATACGGCCCGCGTCGCCCGAGTTCGTGGCGTGGCCGCCCCAGGGATTCATCCCCTTCCAGATCACGCCGACGCGGTGGTCATTCTCGTATCCCAGCGCCGACTTCAGCCTTGCGTCCGTCACGATGACCCAGGGGGCCACGCCGATTTCCGTGGTGGTGCAGCCCATTCAAAATGGGTTCGGCGACAACACCATCGTGTGGGCCCCGACAGCGAGCTTCGGATCGGGCCCCGACACCACGTACACGGTAAACGTCTCGAATGTTCGGGTTTTCGGTGTGCCGAGGAATTTCACGTACACCGTCACGGTGATCGATCCGTCGCTTCCCGGCGGGCCCACACCCACGCCAACCTCGACCGGCGGCCCCATCGGCGGGAAGGGATTCGCCCTCAGCTCCGACAGCGCGGGCGTTCATCTGAGCTGGAATTCGGGCACCGGACAGACCGGGTATCTGATCGCGCGGCTTCGCATGTCGAACGGCACTCTCGCCATCCTCCCCTCGACGCCGCTCCCGTCCAGCGCCATCTCGTTCGTGGACACATCGCCGCCCGCGGACCTCGACTGCTACGCGGTGCTTCCGCTGGGTCCCAGCCCGCAGCAGATCTCTGACGTCCTCTGTGCGCTCGTCGGTTTCCATACACCAACCGGCGCGCCACAGAACTTCACCGTGAAGCTGAACCAGTCGAACGTGACCACCCTCACCTGGAACCAGCCAGTCGGCGACGGACAGGACGGCTATCTCCTGGTGACGCTTGGTGGCCTAACCCAGCCGCTGGCCGGCACGATTCAGAGCACCCTGGCCGCGACGAACGGATTTACCTGTTATGCGCTCGCCGCGGTTCACAGCGGTACGCTGCTCGGATACACGGACATCGACTGCGTCCTACCGGGAGTGGCGAACCTGCATCCGTAG
- a CDS encoding response regulator, which translates to MLPPWYKLPPGDPIVLRQRAALGFHGMAQKILVVDDDKMLRDTIEFVLLTQGYEVMMAVHGMEALRILQRETPDVIILDLNMPVMDGVEFARQYRRSGAAAPIILCTADDPSVAGIKIGAAEVLRKPFGFSALLAAVERLAHGSAAADVGGAYEPQPARNGAGRRKIEERGHVSAAEPRVAVAAEHEDAPRPVNGTTVPCRGCRAMIPSHLAYFLRGYKGYRCRTCHDALIDRIARRQAARPPRNLLTR; encoded by the coding sequence ATGCTCCCGCCGTGGTATAAGCTGCCGCCGGGCGACCCCATCGTGTTGCGGCAGCGAGCGGCGCTGGGGTTTCACGGAATGGCGCAGAAGATCCTCGTCGTTGACGACGACAAAATGCTTCGCGATACGATCGAGTTCGTGCTCTTGACCCAGGGGTACGAAGTCATGATGGCTGTCCACGGTATGGAAGCCCTCCGCATCCTCCAGCGCGAAACGCCCGACGTCATTATTCTGGACCTCAATATGCCGGTCATGGACGGGGTTGAATTCGCGCGGCAGTATCGCCGCAGCGGCGCTGCCGCGCCCATCATCCTGTGCACGGCCGACGACCCGTCCGTCGCAGGCATCAAGATCGGCGCGGCGGAGGTGCTGCGGAAACCGTTCGGTTTCTCTGCGCTGCTGGCAGCGGTGGAACGGCTTGCACACGGCAGCGCCGCGGCCGACGTCGGTGGAGCGTACGAGCCCCAACCGGCACGGAATGGGGCCGGCCGGCGAAAAATAGAAGAGCGCGGCCATGTCTCCGCCGCGGAGCCGAGGGTGGCCGTCGCAGCGGAGCACGAAGATGCGCCGCGCCCCGTAAATGGCACGACGGTTCCTTGCCGCGGCTGCCGCGCGATGATTCCCAGCCACCTCGCCTACTTCCTGCGCGGATACAAGGGTTACCGCTGCAGAACCTGCCACGACGCCCTCATCGATCGCATCGCCCGCCGTCAAGCCGCGCGGCCGCCTCGGAACCTCTTGACGCGTTGA
- a CDS encoding peptide ABC transporter substrate-binding protein — protein sequence MHVAKSLGSLAMVAFIVTGCATTPSRGAVDGGADGARSASGPKRMTIGLRGDPPSMARERTNPSGSVSSVPGLDALQQLLHVGLVHANYHGELLPLLAENVPTVDNGLWQVQSDGQMVTTWKIKEGASWQDGHPFTTDDLLFTLSVDQDPDVGFARNNVHSLIDHVDAPDARTVVVTWSHPYIEADLLFSEEVVLPLPKHLLERAYTEDKANFLGVPYWSSEYVGTGPFKVRDWVLDSHIVAEANPKYILGRPRIDEIEVRFIQDPTTLAANLLSGADLTIGRALSLDQALQIKDQWNGTWVLTTRAWTPINVQFVNSNPAVVTNLRFRQAMLHALDRQQLVDSIMAGQSQISYTWVNPSIPEYQAIQDSIVKYDFDIRRAAQLVEGLGYRKGSDGYYLDGSGQRLTVELRTTVQNAIHPPTTAAVANAWEQLGVGVDQNLVSPQLAQDREYRAQFPAFELVQTGNTLTSAGIRRYLSTSAALPENHFAGGGNNSRYSNPDLDEAINRYLTTIPKSERNRALAQVVNIQTSQLSMLPLFYSTEPTMVSNRLKNVTGRGDVANEPWNAEEWDIVS from the coding sequence ATGCACGTCGCCAAATCTCTCGGGTCGCTTGCCATGGTTGCCTTCATCGTCACTGGATGCGCCACGACTCCGAGCCGCGGCGCGGTCGACGGAGGCGCCGACGGCGCGCGCAGCGCATCTGGACCGAAGCGCATGACGATTGGCCTTCGGGGGGATCCGCCCTCGATGGCGCGAGAACGGACGAATCCAAGTGGGAGCGTGTCCAGCGTACCCGGCCTCGACGCGCTCCAGCAGCTGCTTCACGTTGGGCTGGTCCACGCGAATTACCACGGCGAGCTGCTGCCGCTCCTCGCAGAGAACGTCCCGACCGTTGACAACGGCCTCTGGCAGGTCCAGTCGGATGGCCAAATGGTCACGACGTGGAAGATCAAAGAGGGAGCTTCCTGGCAGGACGGCCACCCCTTTACGACCGACGATCTCCTCTTCACCCTTTCGGTCGACCAGGACCCCGACGTCGGATTCGCTCGGAACAACGTCCACAGTCTCATCGACCACGTGGACGCACCCGACGCGCGGACGGTGGTCGTGACGTGGAGTCACCCGTACATCGAGGCCGACCTGCTGTTCAGCGAGGAGGTCGTTCTCCCGTTACCCAAGCACCTGCTCGAGCGGGCATATACCGAGGACAAGGCAAATTTCCTCGGTGTCCCGTACTGGTCCAGCGAGTACGTCGGGACCGGCCCGTTCAAAGTCCGTGACTGGGTGTTGGACAGCCACATCGTGGCAGAGGCGAACCCCAAGTACATCCTGGGGCGGCCCCGGATCGACGAGATCGAAGTGCGCTTCATCCAGGACCCAACGACCCTCGCAGCGAACCTCCTGTCGGGCGCCGATCTCACCATCGGGCGCGCGCTGTCCCTCGACCAAGCGCTCCAGATCAAGGACCAGTGGAACGGCACCTGGGTGCTGACGACACGCGCGTGGACGCCTATCAACGTGCAATTCGTCAACTCCAATCCCGCCGTCGTCACCAACCTGCGATTCAGGCAGGCGATGCTCCACGCCCTCGACCGCCAGCAACTGGTCGACAGCATCATGGCCGGGCAGTCGCAGATCTCGTACACCTGGGTCAACCCGTCCATTCCTGAGTACCAGGCGATCCAGGACAGCATCGTCAAGTACGACTTCGATATCCGACGCGCCGCGCAGCTCGTCGAGGGGCTCGGATATCGGAAGGGCAGCGACGGGTATTACCTGGATGGATCCGGCCAGCGTCTCACCGTCGAGCTGCGCACGACGGTGCAGAACGCGATCCACCCGCCGACCACGGCCGCCGTCGCGAACGCGTGGGAGCAGCTGGGGGTTGGTGTCGATCAAAATCTCGTCTCCCCGCAGCTTGCCCAGGACCGGGAGTATCGCGCACAGTTCCCGGCGTTCGAGCTGGTCCAGACCGGCAACACGTTGACGTCAGCTGGGATTCGTCGTTACCTCAGCACGTCCGCTGCGCTTCCCGAGAACCACTTCGCCGGTGGAGGGAACAACTCCCGATACAGCAATCCTGACCTTGACGAGGCGATCAATCGATATCTCACGACGATCCCCAAGAGCGAGCGGAATCGGGCGCTCGCGCAGGTCGTCAACATCCAAACGAGCCAGCTCAGCATGCTGCCGCTGTTCTACTCGACCGAGCCGACGATGGTGTCCAACCGCCTGAAGAACGTGACCGGCCGCGGTGACGTCGCGAACGAGCCGTGGAACGCGGAGGAGTGGGACATCGTGTCCTAA
- a CDS encoding amidohydrolase family protein, whose product MSLNGHIVVDMDTHIREYADLDRTFMPHMDPEHREEYQLLSTAVAKRREAGLTTALFMHPQALVEPSDESRPLGVYDTFGVVRDEQRPRHVEEARGGAKERIPTAVHWDPAIRLEGMDRALTDVCVIFPSAATSFCAFRNVRFESAMHRAYHRYAENYCAESDGRLRWAFVANLRDVGSTVAELTEWAERDDNLVGVMFPPSCPDGRLLDNPDLHPIYARAQDLDLPILIHGGVLRPPYTAGATELGHAGFIIRAVYQPWAGMTAVSALIGGGVFDLFPRLRAAVFETGAGWLPWLIEQLDDGFEGHPHLAPNLKRRPSDLVAEGRLFHAVESSERYIPHCVDALGEDVWLFATDYPHTGSPWPRGVQNIAERPELSEGAKAKILGENALRLCPRLATSPRK is encoded by the coding sequence ATGAGCTTGAACGGTCACATCGTTGTGGACATGGATACGCACATCCGCGAGTATGCGGATCTCGACCGAACGTTTATGCCGCACATGGATCCGGAGCATCGCGAAGAATATCAGCTCCTCTCGACTGCGGTGGCGAAGCGACGAGAGGCGGGCCTCACCACGGCCCTGTTTATGCACCCGCAGGCCCTAGTGGAGCCGTCAGACGAGTCCCGGCCCCTCGGCGTGTACGACACCTTCGGCGTGGTGCGGGACGAGCAACGGCCCCGCCACGTCGAGGAGGCGCGCGGCGGCGCCAAGGAGCGCATCCCCACCGCCGTCCACTGGGACCCAGCCATTCGCCTGGAGGGCATGGACCGCGCGCTGACGGATGTCTGTGTGATCTTTCCGAGCGCAGCGACGAGCTTCTGCGCGTTCCGGAACGTGCGATTCGAGAGCGCGATGCATCGGGCATACCATCGCTACGCCGAGAACTACTGCGCGGAGTCGGACGGGCGGCTGCGCTGGGCGTTCGTCGCGAACTTGCGCGACGTGGGGTCGACCGTCGCCGAGCTGACCGAATGGGCGGAGCGGGATGACAACCTCGTCGGCGTAATGTTTCCCCCGTCCTGCCCGGACGGCCGTCTGCTGGATAACCCAGACCTCCATCCCATCTACGCCCGCGCCCAGGACCTCGATCTCCCGATCCTCATCCACGGCGGCGTCCTCCGCCCGCCGTACACCGCCGGCGCGACCGAGCTGGGCCACGCGGGCTTCATCATCCGCGCCGTCTATCAACCCTGGGCGGGCATGACCGCGGTCAGCGCGTTGATTGGCGGCGGCGTGTTCGATCTCTTCCCCAGACTCCGAGCCGCCGTCTTCGAGACGGGCGCTGGCTGGCTGCCGTGGCTCATCGAGCAGCTCGACGATGGCTTCGAGGGACATCCGCACTTGGCCCCGAACTTGAAGCGGCGGCCATCGGACCTTGTCGCGGAGGGCCGGCTGTTTCACGCGGTCGAGTCGAGCGAGCGGTACATACCGCACTGCGTGGATGCGCTCGGGGAGGACGTGTGGCTCTTCGCGACGGACTACCCGCACACCGGGAGTCCGTGGCCGCGCGGAGTCCAGAACATCGCGGAGCGGCCGGAGCTGTCGGAGGGCGCGAAGGCCAAGATCCTCGGCGAGAATGCGCTGCGTCTCTGCCCGAGGCTCGCTACTTCTCCCAGGAAATGA
- a CDS encoding class I SAM-dependent methyltransferase: MSRVAERNAPIVAGDIDWAARWRSTVEARHAADATVTAVGRDRWDGRAARFAHLTRSLDAATDPFVLALRRAVRPTDSVLDVGAGAGRYALAIAPDVGRVTAVEPSPGMRAAFEEEARARGVQNVRLVPGTWDEAVVEPHDVAFVANVLYFVPDAVSFIDKLDRSATRVCFILHRVEEMGSVLGPVWDEIGSRRAPEAGFLELYNLLFSLGIRPDVELVRSALGGRYDGIDDAIAEARQYLGIAASDTSHDARIRESLAESLVTVDGRLGFARRPQLAIISWEK; this comes from the coding sequence ATGAGCCGAGTGGCGGAGCGGAATGCGCCCATCGTTGCGGGAGATATCGACTGGGCCGCTCGCTGGAGGAGCACCGTCGAGGCGCGCCACGCCGCCGACGCGACCGTGACAGCCGTCGGCCGCGATAGGTGGGACGGACGTGCCGCGCGCTTCGCGCACCTCACTCGCTCGCTCGACGCGGCGACCGATCCTTTTGTCCTCGCTCTGCGTCGAGCCGTCCGGCCGACCGACTCGGTCCTCGACGTCGGCGCGGGCGCTGGTCGCTACGCTCTGGCGATCGCGCCAGATGTCGGACGCGTCACTGCCGTTGAGCCATCCCCCGGCATGCGCGCGGCTTTTGAGGAGGAGGCGCGAGCGCGCGGCGTGCAGAACGTGCGATTGGTGCCGGGAACCTGGGACGAAGCGGTCGTCGAACCCCACGACGTCGCATTCGTCGCGAATGTGCTGTACTTCGTTCCCGACGCCGTCTCGTTCATCGACAAGCTCGATCGCAGCGCAACCCGCGTTTGCTTCATCCTCCACCGCGTCGAGGAGATGGGCAGCGTCCTCGGGCCCGTGTGGGACGAGATCGGGTCTCGACGTGCGCCGGAAGCGGGATTCCTCGAGCTGTACAACCTGCTCTTTTCTCTGGGCATCCGGCCCGATGTCGAGCTGGTCCGTTCAGCCCTTGGCGGGCGTTACGACGGGATCGACGATGCCATCGCGGAAGCGCGCCAGTATCTCGGCATCGCCGCGTCCGATACATCGCACGACGCGCGGATCCGTGAGTCGCTGGCGGAGTCGTTGGTCACCGTCGACGGCCGGCTGGGGTTCGCGCGCCGCCCGCAGCTCGCGATCATTTCCTGGGAGAAGTAG